The genomic window GTCTTTAAGTCCAAAAAATACCATCAGTGAAACAGCACTACACAAACCAAAAACTATTTTAAAATCTATATCAATACTAGGGTAGCTGTATAAAAGTAAGCTTGTGAGGGACAATGCGAAAACAACGCTCACAAATACACTAACCCCTCCCAAAATAGGTGTCGATTTTATATGTTTTTTTCTTAAATCAGGATGGTCCACTAATTGAAATCTGTGTGCAAATCGAATCGCTTGAGGGATCAACCATTGGGCTGTAAAAAAAGCAATTCCAAACACTAAAACAAACAAATAGATATTTGGAGTTACACTTGTTGATTTTAGAAATATTGGATGTGAAAACAATAGGTCATTGATCCAAATTCTTGTACTAAATTCCGAAAGCATAAATAAGGTAAAAGTTTCAGTCATATTTAAAACAGTTAACAATTAGTAATAACATGTTTTAGGACGCTACAAAAATCTTCTTGTTAAGCTGTTAGACTCCTGTAGAGTTCATGAATCCACAATCTTTTAAAAAAGAGGTGGAGATCATTTTATTTATTTTGTTCTAATAATTTCTACCCGTCTGTTAAGGCGTCTTCCTTCTCCTGTTAAATTTGAAGCCACCTGTCTAGTTTCTCCGAACCCTTCGGCAATGAGGTTTTCTGAGGGGATGCCACTACTTATTAGATAGTTGCGAACCGCATTCGCTCTTGTTTGAGACAAACGCTTGTTAGAATCATACCCTCCGGAACTATCTGTATGTCCTTCTATCTTAAACTGAGCTTCTGGATGTTGTTTCATCATTTCAACAACTTTAATTAAAACAGGGTAGGATTCTTGTCTGAAATTAGAGTTTCCTGAATTAAATAATATTCCTTTAGACACAATATTTAAATTTGTTTTTGTCGAGCCAATCTCTATTTCTTCGTAAGGGCAACCGTTATTAGACTCTACTCCTGGAACATTTGGACATTTATCCGCTACATCTACGATGCCGTCATTATCACTATCAAGTAAAGGGCATCCATTGTTTGTTGGCAAGCCTTTGATTTTTGGACATTTATCTGCTGAATCTAAAACAGAATCTCCATCTGTGTCAGCTTCCATTAAAACTTCAGGACAACCGTTATCGGTTCCATATGCTTCAGGACATTTATCCATAGCATCAACTACGCCATCTCCGTCGCTATCAGCTTCTTCTGGGCATCCATTGTTTTGTGCAACCCCAGATACATTAGGACAATCATCCATTTTATTTCTGACACCATCATTGTCATCATCCTTATCTCTGCTAGCAAATCGATACATTAAAGATGTAGAGTATTGAAAATGATTGGAGTTATATTCCTCTTTATTTAACGTCCATTTCCCTGTCCCATTTAGATTGAGGCCAAAT from Formosa sp. Hel1_33_131 includes these protein-coding regions:
- a CDS encoding OmpA family protein — protein: MKKLALLLFFIGGLVSAQAQESISTDSINKTNKGLLLKLGLNLVDSTGKYNPFEFLSSFDEMAFSENFNIELEYRFSNSLSLSVAWSNNKWKANKGRIDGAIIPSDVKYSAIDLDLKYYYNQSFGGWFDRNDWLELYLHGGVGRVSQADQSGMTLNVGPGVNIWFSDQFGLNLNGTGKWTLNKEEYNSNHFQYSTSLMYRFASRDKDDDNDGVRNKMDDCPNVSGVAQNNGCPEEADSDGDGVVDAMDKCPEAYGTDNGCPEVLMEADTDGDSVLDSADKCPKIKGLPTNNGCPLLDSDNDGIVDVADKCPNVPGVESNNGCPYEEIEIGSTKTNLNIVSKGILFNSGNSNFRQESYPVLIKVVEMMKQHPEAQFKIEGHTDSSGGYDSNKRLSQTRANAVRNYLISSGIPSENLIAEGFGETRQVASNLTGEGRRLNRRVEIIRTK